One Paraglaciecola mesophila genomic region harbors:
- a CDS encoding transposase — protein MMPRFIPLNYQQNTMVVLNYLDQLQSGTFEHAIHHLIDSRLDLSVFYPKYKNDNNGRPAYDPAALLKIILFAYSKGITSSREIQWCCETNIIFKALSCDSVPHFTTIAAFVSGRRDEIESVFEQVLLICHEQGLLGNELFAIDGCKMSSNAAKEWSGTFKELAEKRDKLKRQIRYHMNEAMT, from the coding sequence ATGATGCCGCGCTTTATCCCACTAAATTACCAACAAAATACAATGGTAGTGCTCAACTATCTCGATCAACTCCAATCCGGTACATTTGAACATGCAATTCATCATTTGATTGATTCTCGGCTGGATTTGTCGGTGTTTTATCCCAAGTACAAAAATGATAATAATGGTCGTCCTGCTTACGACCCAGCTGCACTTCTAAAAATCATCTTGTTTGCTTATTCCAAAGGCATCACATCGAGCCGTGAAATCCAGTGGTGCTGTGAAACCAATATCATTTTTAAAGCATTGAGTTGTGATTCAGTGCCGCACTTCACCACGATAGCCGCATTTGTCAGTGGTCGTAGGGACGAGATTGAATCGGTATTTGAGCAGGTCCTGTTGATATGCCATGAGCAAGGTTTGTTGGGTAATGAGTTGTTTGCAATTGATGGCTGCAAGATGTCTTCTAATGCAGCCAAGGAATGGTCAGGGACCTTTAAAGAGCTAGCAGAAAAACGGGATAAACTTAAACGTCAAATTCGTTATCACATGAACGAAGCAATGACTTGA
- a CDS encoding CRTAC1 family protein, with protein MEGDRVLVDNLDVPKNGNHNLNVLVDFKTPGRHTLTFVRRSNDIVINKVNFEDVSDLVLPNFTNASKQYQLETEVSYKYGGPAIGDIDADGDYDYVLNNHNHVPTQLVTYNGDSPVKLERLFDYPLDFHGSSVGDYDNDGDLDILVAQGGANGTNPTSYILLENEDQTFTNVSPQAGILTPARGRSPRWVDMDLDGDLDVALFNAPTPLSKGPVQYFFKNNGNGTFSQQRVAGLENAPGERVLVTDFNHDGIDDFVVFSPITLWQGNGDFSYTDVTATKLPTHLQGKSGYYAATDIDVNNDGLLDLYFAGSKTHYQLSRKSIDFNPKTKRLDIRDDGEIGTTAVTFAAENAIKLADLDLTYRQYNDGFAIFLGQDKKRTVINAKGFMPEQRPMEMRTAPSELTINPNDAKGWPEERKINGLYIGYLGNNQWQAEWVRDRNIYWKVSFSLTGLQDVDYDWKPNNRNVQDVLLVNRKDFFVENTTDWNIPLGGNHWGVTRADFNNDGWQDLFLYRYGFLAERVADLMLLNNGKGRFETLMTHGAIAKADNGHGDMGQAFDFNNDGRVDLLNGSEEEGAWYLYKNQTEAKNNYLLIDVNYSPVENIDPYSATVTVETRSGNTYQKRVGSAGEVHSQSLMDIVHFGLGNDTHITSATIRWRNGEEVTLQSLTANKLYTTD; from the coding sequence ATGGAGGGTGATCGGGTACTCGTAGATAATCTGGATGTGCCCAAAAATGGTAATCATAACCTAAATGTACTGGTTGATTTTAAAACACCAGGACGACACACCTTAACCTTTGTGCGTCGCAGCAACGATATAGTTATTAATAAGGTTAATTTTGAAGACGTTAGCGATTTAGTGCTCCCTAACTTTACGAACGCCTCGAAGCAGTACCAATTAGAAACAGAGGTGAGTTACAAATATGGCGGCCCCGCCATTGGGGATATTGACGCTGATGGTGACTATGACTATGTACTCAATAATCACAATCATGTGCCTACGCAATTAGTGACCTATAACGGTGATTCCCCCGTAAAGTTGGAAAGGTTATTTGACTACCCACTAGACTTCCACGGATCATCTGTAGGTGACTACGACAATGACGGCGATTTAGACATATTAGTTGCTCAAGGGGGCGCAAACGGCACCAACCCTACCTCATACATTCTACTTGAAAATGAAGACCAAACCTTCACCAATGTATCGCCTCAAGCCGGTATACTTACCCCTGCGCGGGGGCGTTCACCGCGCTGGGTAGATATGGACTTAGACGGTGATTTAGATGTAGCCTTGTTTAATGCCCCTACGCCCTTAAGTAAAGGCCCGGTGCAATACTTTTTTAAAAATAATGGTAACGGCACCTTTAGTCAGCAACGGGTCGCGGGCTTAGAAAACGCCCCAGGTGAACGGGTATTAGTGACAGATTTTAACCACGATGGTATTGATGACTTCGTGGTCTTTTCACCTATTACATTATGGCAAGGTAACGGCGATTTTAGCTATACCGATGTGACAGCAACTAAGCTTCCCACCCACCTACAAGGGAAATCTGGCTATTACGCTGCTACTGATATTGATGTAAACAATGACGGACTGCTTGATTTGTATTTTGCAGGCAGCAAAACGCACTATCAACTCTCCCGTAAATCTATCGACTTTAATCCTAAAACTAAACGCCTAGATATACGTGATGACGGAGAGATTGGTACAACCGCGGTGACCTTTGCGGCAGAAAATGCGATTAAATTAGCCGACCTAGATCTTACCTATCGACAGTATAACGATGGTTTTGCCATTTTCTTAGGGCAAGACAAAAAGCGAACCGTTATTAATGCGAAAGGCTTTATGCCTGAGCAGCGCCCTATGGAGATGCGCACTGCCCCCTCTGAACTCACTATAAACCCAAACGACGCTAAAGGCTGGCCAGAAGAGCGCAAAATCAACGGCCTATATATTGGATATTTGGGCAATAACCAATGGCAAGCAGAATGGGTAAGGGATAGAAATATCTATTGGAAGGTGTCGTTTTCACTTACCGGCCTTCAAGATGTTGATTATGACTGGAAGCCGAACAATAGAAACGTGCAGGATGTGTTGCTGGTCAACCGTAAAGACTTTTTTGTGGAGAACACCACAGATTGGAATATTCCTCTTGGCGGTAACCATTGGGGCGTAACGCGAGCAGATTTTAACAACGACGGCTGGCAAGATTTATTCTTATATCGTTATGGCTTTTTAGCTGAAAGAGTGGCCGACTTGATGCTATTAAACAATGGCAAGGGACGCTTCGAAACCTTGATGACCCATGGTGCCATTGCCAAAGCTGATAACGGCCACGGTGATATGGGGCAAGCGTTCGATTTTAATAACGACGGACGAGTAGATTTACTTAACGGCAGTGAAGAAGAAGGCGCATGGTACTTATATAAAAATCAAACCGAAGCCAAGAATAACTATCTTCTCATTGATGTTAACTACAGCCCGGTAGAAAACATAGACCCATACTCGGCTACAGTTACCGTCGAAACCCGCTCTGGTAACACCTATCAAAAACGGGTGGGATCAGCAGGTGAAGTACACTCACAAAGCTTGATGGACATTGTGCATTTTGGGTTAGGTAACGACACGCACATCACTTCTGCAACCATAAGATGGCGAAATGGTGAAGAAGTCACTCTGCAGAGTTTAACCGCCAACAAGCTGTATACCACCGATTAA
- a CDS encoding IS110 family transposase, which yields MNTKTNQSVNVGVDTGKFQLDIYIRPLDIFFTVSNDEKGIKEAIKIIKQHAPGRIIIEATGRLEMPFIIACANANFPFVVANPIHIKRFAGAIGQRAKTDKLDAQLIAHYGEAIQPKLSQLKPDTMQAMSDLVARRNQLLVMQTMEKNRLQILPKELVMTIKPILTVFKNQITKIENKIVALIESCPDYQAKNCILQSMKGIGKIASASIISNLPELGYMTNKQASALVGVAPMNRESGRYKGLRKIQGGRHQVRTVLYMAMMSAIQSNPVFKETYQRLVAAGKPKKVAIIACIRKMVVILNSMLRDGVMWEAPKATN from the coding sequence ATGAATACAAAAACAAATCAAAGCGTTAACGTGGGTGTCGATACGGGCAAGTTTCAATTAGATATTTACATCCGCCCTCTCGATATTTTTTTCACCGTTTCGAATGATGAAAAAGGCATTAAAGAAGCCATAAAAATAATCAAACAACACGCACCTGGGCGCATTATTATTGAAGCAACAGGCCGTTTAGAAATGCCATTTATTATCGCATGTGCAAATGCTAATTTCCCCTTCGTTGTTGCCAATCCTATTCACATTAAACGCTTTGCTGGGGCGATAGGTCAGCGGGCTAAAACAGACAAACTAGATGCTCAACTGATTGCGCATTACGGTGAGGCTATTCAGCCTAAATTATCTCAACTAAAACCAGATACCATGCAGGCTATGAGTGATTTAGTTGCGAGACGAAATCAATTGCTCGTCATGCAAACGATGGAAAAAAACCGCCTGCAAATTCTACCAAAAGAACTCGTTATGACCATCAAACCTATTCTCACCGTCTTTAAAAATCAGATAACCAAAATTGAAAATAAAATCGTCGCGCTCATAGAATCTTGCCCTGATTATCAAGCGAAAAACTGCATCTTACAGAGCATGAAAGGAATCGGAAAAATAGCCTCCGCCTCCATCATCAGTAACTTGCCAGAGTTAGGTTACATGACTAACAAACAAGCCTCTGCACTAGTCGGTGTGGCTCCCATGAATCGAGAAAGTGGGCGCTATAAGGGATTGCGGAAAATCCAAGGTGGCAGACATCAAGTCAGAACCGTTTTGTACATGGCGATGATGTCAGCAATACAAAGTAACCCCGTATTCAAGGAAACTTATCAACGATTAGTCGCAGCGGGTAAGCCTAAGAAAGTGGCTATTATTGCCTGCATTAGAAAGATGGTTGTTATCTTAAATTCAATGCTCAGAGACGGGGTTATGTGGGAAGCGCCAAAGGCTACAAATTAG
- a CDS encoding sulfatase-like hydrolase/transferase, with product MNNFTLKTAFAVLLIFSTSVLAKDTRPNIVVILSDDAGYSDIGAFGGEIDTPNLDKLAQNGMRFSQFYSNARCSPTRASLLTGVDAAHVGFGGGVVGDWGRELPFPAHRGRISYEQPLISELLASNGYQTMMSGKWHLGGSYIKKDPEKLAPLWKKTHTAMTLTPEEMELDYLALPPQRGFQKSFVFAGAQGNLFYTPEDNHPYYEGNEKATLEYADNYDMYCYTKSSAEKRRYGACHGKSGKAFYATDGMTDRAVDMIKDAAKQPSPFFLYAAFRAPHKPLQAPTELVEKYLARYQDLPSLLDERNKGLVASGLFPKDADTTSVKQLLNGLTEQQLEELRLVAAVHGAMMEKIDQNVGKIISQLKASGEYDNTLVLYFSDNGAAAHTNGLMNVPYRGVKALLWEGGARTHAIASWPGVIPANSISDNLVWVGDVVPTLLDITQTPFPEKFHGTKPRELDGRSVYTTLKGEEQTAPEAIYFNDKGQQSVVYQGRWKLLIEPGWYLQTLEAPGIAHELYDLSVDPAETNNIAKSHPKLVEKLRAMSARWKEENSIVDYSKIIKLKPRDPY from the coding sequence ATGAATAATTTTACGTTAAAAACAGCCTTCGCAGTGCTGCTCATATTTTCAACAAGCGTTCTGGCCAAAGATACGCGCCCCAATATCGTGGTGATTTTATCTGATGACGCGGGGTATTCAGATATTGGTGCATTTGGTGGTGAAATAGATACCCCTAACCTCGATAAATTAGCCCAAAACGGCATGCGTTTTAGCCAATTTTACAGCAACGCAAGGTGCAGCCCCACCAGAGCATCCCTATTAACAGGCGTTGATGCGGCTCATGTAGGCTTTGGAGGTGGCGTGGTAGGCGATTGGGGCCGCGAACTGCCATTTCCCGCTCACCGAGGGCGCATATCCTACGAGCAACCTCTGATATCTGAGTTATTGGCAAGTAATGGCTATCAAACCATGATGTCAGGTAAGTGGCACCTTGGCGGTAGCTACATAAAGAAAGATCCAGAAAAACTAGCCCCACTTTGGAAGAAAACCCATACCGCAATGACGTTAACCCCTGAAGAAATGGAGCTCGATTACCTTGCCCTACCGCCCCAACGCGGTTTTCAGAAAAGTTTCGTATTTGCTGGGGCCCAAGGTAATTTATTCTATACGCCTGAAGACAACCACCCCTATTACGAAGGCAATGAAAAAGCGACCTTAGAATACGCAGATAACTATGACATGTACTGCTATACAAAAAGCTCCGCGGAAAAAAGACGTTACGGGGCGTGCCATGGTAAGTCTGGCAAGGCTTTTTACGCCACCGATGGGATGACAGATCGCGCCGTAGATATGATCAAAGACGCGGCGAAACAACCTTCCCCCTTCTTTCTATACGCCGCCTTTAGAGCACCGCATAAACCACTGCAAGCCCCAACAGAATTGGTGGAAAAATACTTAGCGCGTTACCAAGATTTACCATCACTGCTTGATGAGAGGAATAAAGGCCTAGTGGCATCAGGCTTGTTTCCTAAAGATGCAGACACGACAAGTGTTAAGCAATTACTTAATGGGCTAACCGAACAGCAGCTTGAAGAGCTACGTTTAGTAGCAGCCGTGCACGGGGCTATGATGGAAAAGATAGATCAAAACGTAGGCAAAATTATTAGCCAGTTGAAAGCATCTGGAGAATATGACAATACCCTAGTGTTGTATTTCTCTGACAATGGTGCAGCCGCCCATACTAACGGGCTAATGAATGTGCCATACCGTGGCGTAAAAGCGCTGTTATGGGAAGGCGGCGCCCGTACACATGCCATTGCCAGTTGGCCTGGGGTTATTCCCGCCAATTCTATTTCTGATAACTTAGTTTGGGTAGGTGATGTCGTGCCCACCCTGCTTGATATCACTCAAACCCCCTTCCCGGAAAAGTTCCACGGAACAAAACCTAGAGAGCTCGATGGCCGTAGTGTGTACACCACCCTAAAGGGCGAAGAGCAAACTGCACCAGAGGCGATTTATTTTAATGACAAAGGACAGCAAAGCGTTGTTTACCAAGGCCGATGGAAGCTTCTGATAGAGCCGGGTTGGTATCTGCAAACCCTAGAAGCGCCAGGCATTGCTCATGAACTCTATGACTTGAGCGTTGATCCAGCAGAAACAAATAATATTGCGAAATCTCATCCAAAGCTTGTGGAGAAGCTGCGTGCTATGAGCGCGCGCTGGAAAGAAGAAAACAGCATTGTTGACTATTCCAAAATTATTAAGCTGAAACCCCGCGATCCTTATTAA
- a CDS encoding glycosyl hydrolase has protein sequence MHHRQLHFAKETKRVPFVNKIIVALLTNAALSALMACSPPTTANKLDESLPVIAPFSVPGHAPQIEALDWIPVASMSDEFNGSEIDLNKWQIDPVGNGWMWIGRPPGLFKAENVSVTGGSMNVEVSPLEETTYLKGREYKYQGAIVRSLEAGQPGWYYEARMKANATEMSSTFWLMTKSDGVKKLELDIQECVGKMSPYATEWAKNWDRIFHSNAIHRVNQHNPHKVQIQGFEYLPEQNHERYFVYAAWWKSEKEVRFYLDGKYVYSIEPSVDWDVPAFYQMAIETYDWNPVPDDGGMVVTGTQEERTTRYDWIRTWRPADSSERL, from the coding sequence ATGCATCATAGGCAACTACATTTTGCTAAAGAAACGAAGCGGGTTCCCTTCGTAAATAAAATAATCGTCGCACTGTTGACAAATGCAGCTCTTAGCGCACTTATGGCCTGTTCGCCTCCGACCACGGCCAATAAACTTGATGAAAGTTTACCTGTTATCGCGCCTTTCTCAGTACCGGGCCACGCGCCGCAAATAGAAGCCCTAGATTGGATTCCGGTGGCATCTATGTCGGATGAATTCAACGGTAGTGAAATTGATTTGAATAAATGGCAGATAGATCCTGTTGGAAACGGCTGGATGTGGATTGGCCGGCCCCCTGGGTTATTTAAAGCTGAAAACGTTAGCGTAACCGGTGGTTCAATGAATGTAGAAGTTAGCCCGCTTGAAGAAACGACTTACCTAAAAGGACGCGAGTACAAATACCAAGGTGCCATTGTACGCTCTCTTGAAGCAGGGCAGCCGGGTTGGTACTACGAAGCACGCATGAAAGCGAATGCCACTGAAATGTCTTCAACATTTTGGCTTATGACCAAGTCAGACGGTGTTAAAAAGCTCGAATTGGATATACAAGAATGCGTAGGGAAAATGTCGCCCTACGCCACCGAATGGGCAAAAAATTGGGATCGCATCTTTCACTCCAACGCCATTCATCGAGTAAATCAACACAATCCACACAAAGTACAAATTCAAGGCTTTGAGTACCTACCTGAACAAAATCACGAGCGCTACTTTGTGTACGCTGCGTGGTGGAAATCAGAGAAGGAAGTACGCTTTTATTTAGATGGAAAATACGTTTATTCCATTGAGCCGAGTGTTGACTGGGATGTGCCTGCGTTCTATCAAATGGCCATTGAAACTTACGACTGGAACCCGGTACCTGACGATGGCGGCATGGTGGTTACTGGTACTCAAGAAGAACGCACCACACGCTATGACTGGATAAGAACTTGGCGTCCAGCGGACTCATCTGAGCGATTATAA
- a CDS encoding family 16 glycosylhydrolase, translated as MNMLNKTAYTLVIAAVAVVSVPFNSEAVDDKFDVDEVSPLSPSFTAFKDTTPEGMVWQKVDVLSDEFNHQWDDTKWKRSNWNYSDTPVNMVDSNSGVKNGYLWIKASLDASTEERWFKTSRVHSKAKITFPMYTETRLKVAHIPAYNTFWLNNGDANDRDEIDIIEINSKPACGVNDEYPWQMNSQYFIVKEGETERNKSPWSTKHLSDGNTRKGVAWNEDYHVFGAWWKDDHTVQFYLNGEPAGKVVSHQPFTLEQELIWDLWTQDSPWVCGLPEKEELLDHKHNTMKVDWVRTWKLVSK; from the coding sequence ATGAATATGCTGAATAAAACGGCTTACACATTGGTGATCGCTGCTGTGGCTGTTGTCTCGGTTCCATTTAATAGTGAGGCAGTTGATGACAAATTCGATGTAGATGAGGTTAGCCCATTATCGCCTTCTTTTACTGCGTTTAAAGATACAACGCCGGAGGGAATGGTGTGGCAAAAAGTCGATGTACTTTCTGATGAATTTAACCATCAATGGGATGACACTAAATGGAAAAGATCTAACTGGAATTACTCAGACACACCCGTGAATATGGTGGATTCCAATTCAGGCGTAAAGAACGGCTACCTTTGGATAAAAGCGAGCTTAGATGCCTCTACGGAAGAACGCTGGTTTAAAACTTCTCGGGTGCATTCAAAAGCAAAAATTACGTTTCCAATGTACACGGAAACCCGTTTAAAAGTCGCGCATATTCCCGCTTACAACACATTTTGGTTAAACAACGGTGATGCTAATGACCGAGATGAAATTGATATTATCGAAATTAATTCTAAGCCAGCGTGTGGGGTGAATGATGAATATCCTTGGCAAATGAATTCGCAATACTTTATCGTGAAAGAAGGGGAAACTGAGCGCAATAAAAGCCCTTGGAGCACGAAGCACTTGTCTGATGGGAATACCCGCAAAGGTGTTGCCTGGAACGAGGATTATCACGTTTTTGGCGCATGGTGGAAAGACGACCACACGGTACAATTTTATCTCAACGGTGAGCCGGCTGGCAAAGTCGTTAGTCATCAGCCATTTACCCTCGAGCAAGAGCTAATTTGGGATCTTTGGACGCAAGATAGCCCTTGGGTATGCGGCTTGCCAGAAAAAGAAGAATTATTAGATCATAAACACAATACGATGAAGGTTGACTGGGTAAGAACATGGAAGTTAGTGTCAAAATAA
- a CDS encoding DUF2059 domain-containing protein codes for MSEDERAELEQKYTFIVDKIITFLSTEEVLEAFKLSYSETFTESELQDLVNFYSSPTGEKFLSHSGALNENFMDKISPKFNSLINEFRQVD; via the coding sequence ATGTCAGAAGACGAAAGGGCTGAGTTAGAGCAAAAATACACTTTTATTGTAGACAAAATTATTACATTCCTTAGCACTGAAGAAGTGCTAGAGGCTTTCAAACTGAGTTATAGCGAGACGTTCACGGAATCAGAATTACAAGATCTTGTAAACTTTTATTCGTCACCAACTGGTGAGAAATTCCTAAGTCACTCTGGAGCCTTAAACGAAAATTTTATGGACAAAATCAGCCCCAAATTCAATTCATTAATAAATGAGTTTCGACAGGTTGATTAA
- a CDS encoding RHS repeat-associated core domain-containing protein produces the protein MQARYYDPVIGRFYSNDPVDAMGHMGCGNPVHGFGRYTYANNNPYKYEDPDGKACLLFRGAVKAAETYHKLSKVEKATTAIGVKATAVSVNELASTSDANFKQAGKTFDAGVKKMEAIQTFIDGNGSVSDMTQAAGEVIGQNQNLVETSANMAEAVHNTFATPVPKSIKDLSGSSKATAVVEVVNSQDKEEN, from the coding sequence ATGCAGGCACGATACTATGATCCAGTAATTGGGCGGTTTTATTCTAATGATCCTGTAGATGCGATGGGTCATATGGGGTGCGGCAATCCAGTTCATGGATTTGGTCGCTATACTTACGCGAATAATAATCCATATAAGTACGAAGATCCTGATGGTAAAGCTTGTTTACTATTTAGAGGCGCTGTTAAAGCTGCTGAGACATATCATAAATTAAGTAAAGTCGAAAAAGCGACTACAGCAATAGGGGTTAAAGCCACAGCAGTAAGCGTAAATGAGTTAGCAAGTACAAGTGATGCAAACTTTAAACAGGCAGGGAAAACCTTCGATGCAGGAGTAAAGAAAATGGAAGCTATTCAGACATTTATTGATGGAAATGGAAGTGTCTCTGATATGACTCAGGCTGCTGGTGAAGTGATTGGTCAAAATCAAAACTTGGTAGAAACAAGTGCTAATATGGCTGAGGCTGTTCACAATACTTTTGCAACCCCAGTACCCAAAAGTATTAAAGATTTATCTGGCTCAAGTAAGGCAACTGCTGTAGTCGAGGTAGTAAATAGTCAAGATAAAGAAGAAAATTAA
- a CDS encoding agarase has protein sequence MKIHTLSGAIALACLGLSACNTSSNTTEPNPSSPKVITELYNFESPIKGKVETKNATAKVRRLASGSGNALQIKFEGDVAEAAVKLIPAENWDWSMHDEINLAFDVINPEEESIQLYVGITAENGDQASHSVIIPANSESTYYFILKGKVLDTDLGYKHSRMEAWQSEEQMAHFRIGTITPDISSVNALRLFTRGNLVSKRLMVDNLRLRGNPEYNNDYRKNIVDKFGQIAKHGFPLKVHSDTELKAKANAELSRLDASGPLPDRTRFGGWKNGPQLDATGYFRTHKMNGKWWLVDPDGYLFFSNGLANVRMANLTTLTGVDFKDESVRYVDPEAVTPEDSMGIVNVSDEVRNTRFIASDVRHEMFTWLPDYDDELADHYSYRRSVHKGPLTSGETFSFYRANLERRYGEATPHAYEEKWQQVTLDRFQDWGFTSMGNWVDPAFYSNQQVPYFANGWIIGDFKKLSSKHDIWDSMPDSFDPEFERRANVTIEKIAEEIQSSPWCIGVFVDNEKSWGRREGTLEQRYGLILDALSKPILQSPAKAAFVDALKQKYASINKLNDSWQTSFTQWQDLADAYTPTQETPSFEQDLSMMLEMLSEQYFKVVHSALETALPNHLYMGARMASWGMPDETISAAVRYSDVLSFNIYKEGVQPSQWGFIKDLDLPSIIGEFHIGTNTDSGLYHPGLVAAADQEDRAKMYQQYMQSVVDHPNMVGAHWFQYVDSPLTGRAFDGENYNVGFVSVTDIPYPQLVDAAREFNRTLYPKRFNQE, from the coding sequence ATGAAAATTCATACTTTGTCTGGCGCAATAGCATTAGCCTGCTTAGGATTAAGTGCGTGCAATACGTCGAGCAATACTACGGAGCCAAATCCCTCCTCCCCAAAAGTGATTACAGAACTCTATAACTTTGAGTCGCCCATAAAAGGAAAGGTTGAAACGAAAAATGCGACGGCCAAAGTACGCCGTCTCGCTTCAGGATCAGGAAACGCCTTACAGATTAAATTTGAAGGCGACGTGGCTGAAGCGGCCGTTAAGCTTATTCCAGCGGAAAACTGGGATTGGAGCATGCATGATGAAATTAACTTAGCGTTTGATGTGATAAACCCTGAAGAAGAGTCTATTCAGCTTTATGTTGGTATAACGGCCGAAAACGGCGACCAAGCCAGCCACAGCGTTATTATTCCGGCAAATTCCGAATCTACTTACTATTTTATTCTAAAAGGCAAGGTGCTAGATACTGACCTTGGCTACAAACACTCCCGAATGGAGGCCTGGCAGAGCGAAGAACAAATGGCGCATTTTCGCATAGGCACCATTACACCTGACATAAGCTCGGTTAATGCGCTGCGCCTTTTTACTCGAGGTAACTTGGTAAGCAAGCGCCTTATGGTGGATAATCTTAGGCTGCGAGGAAACCCTGAATACAACAATGATTATCGGAAAAATATCGTCGATAAATTTGGTCAAATTGCAAAGCATGGCTTCCCGCTTAAAGTTCACTCCGATACTGAGCTAAAAGCAAAGGCAAACGCTGAGCTTAGCAGGTTAGATGCCTCTGGCCCTTTACCCGACCGTACACGGTTTGGTGGCTGGAAAAATGGCCCTCAATTAGACGCCACTGGATATTTTCGCACCCATAAAATGAATGGCAAATGGTGGTTGGTAGACCCTGATGGCTACCTGTTCTTTTCGAACGGTTTAGCAAATGTGCGAATGGCCAACTTAACTACCCTTACAGGGGTTGATTTCAAAGATGAATCGGTACGCTATGTGGACCCTGAAGCCGTTACCCCAGAAGACTCTATGGGGATTGTTAACGTGTCTGATGAGGTAAGGAACACCCGCTTTATTGCCTCTGATGTACGACATGAAATGTTCACTTGGCTTCCTGATTATGATGATGAATTAGCCGACCATTATAGCTATCGACGATCTGTTCATAAGGGCCCGTTAACGTCAGGCGAAACCTTTAGCTTTTATCGCGCGAATTTAGAACGCAGGTATGGCGAAGCCACCCCTCATGCCTACGAAGAAAAATGGCAGCAAGTCACCCTAGACAGGTTTCAAGACTGGGGCTTTACCTCTATGGGCAATTGGGTAGACCCAGCTTTCTACTCTAACCAGCAAGTGCCCTATTTTGCCAATGGCTGGATCATTGGCGATTTTAAAAAATTAAGTTCCAAACATGATATATGGGATTCAATGCCAGATTCATTTGACCCTGAGTTTGAGCGCCGCGCAAACGTAACCATTGAAAAAATAGCGGAGGAAATACAATCGTCGCCTTGGTGCATTGGTGTGTTCGTTGACAATGAAAAAAGCTGGGGGCGCAGAGAAGGTACACTAGAGCAACGTTACGGTCTCATCCTTGATGCCTTGTCAAAACCTATTCTTCAAAGCCCTGCAAAAGCGGCCTTTGTTGACGCATTAAAACAAAAATACGCTTCTATAAATAAACTTAATGACAGCTGGCAAACCTCATTTACCCAATGGCAGGATTTAGCTGACGCATATACGCCCACGCAGGAAACCCCCTCTTTTGAACAAGACTTATCGATGATGCTTGAAATGCTCTCAGAGCAGTATTTTAAGGTCGTACACAGCGCGCTCGAAACAGCATTGCCTAATCATCTATATATGGGTGCGCGCATGGCAAGCTGGGGAATGCCAGATGAAACCATAAGTGCAGCCGTACGCTACAGCGATGTATTGAGCTTTAATATCTACAAAGAAGGTGTACAGCCTTCTCAGTGGGGTTTTATTAAAGACTTAGATTTGCCAAGTATCATCGGTGAATTTCATATAGGAACAAACACAGATTCTGGTTTGTATCACCCTGGTTTGGTGGCCGCGGCTGATCAAGAAGATAGGGCTAAGATGTATCAGCAATATATGCAGTCAGTGGTTGATCACCCAAACATGGTGGGGGCGCATTGGTTCCAGTATGTAGACTCACCTCTTACAGGCAGAGCCTTTGATGGCGAAAATTACAACGTGGGGTTTGTATCAGTTACCGATATTCCGTACCCACAACTGGTAGATGCAGCCAGAGAATTTAACCGAACCCTGTACCCAAAGAGATTTAACCAAGAGTAA